One genomic window of Halovivax cerinus includes the following:
- a CDS encoding transcription initiation factor IIB, which produces MGVGNGDVCPECGGRLRREEIEICCEECGLVVGEDAIDRGPEWRSFEDGPDRRRTGAPLTRSRHDRGLSTEIGYEARGRITGRKRRQLARMRREHDRARIATKAERNRVSGFSNIAGLVDRLSLPLDARDQACCLFESAQNEKLLQGRSVEGFVAACVYAVARTLGVPRTMDEVVAQADATADELQAAYGALNRELDVPTGPIEPASYLPRFASELDLTIDEERLAKEFVDRLAETGAICGRNPSGVAAACLYEAAKRRDRPITQADAGDVADVAPVTIRKTTQALAEL; this is translated from the coding sequence ATGGGAGTTGGTAACGGGGATGTGTGTCCCGAGTGTGGCGGGCGGCTCCGACGTGAGGAGATCGAAATTTGCTGTGAGGAGTGTGGCCTCGTCGTCGGCGAGGACGCCATCGATCGCGGACCCGAGTGGCGGTCGTTCGAAGACGGTCCGGATCGGCGACGGACTGGCGCCCCGCTGACCAGATCCCGCCACGACCGCGGCCTCTCGACGGAGATCGGGTACGAGGCACGCGGTCGCATCACCGGGCGAAAACGCCGCCAGCTCGCGCGGATGCGCCGCGAGCACGACCGGGCGCGGATCGCGACGAAGGCCGAACGCAATCGCGTCTCCGGGTTTTCGAACATCGCCGGGCTCGTCGACCGACTCTCCCTGCCGCTGGACGCCCGGGATCAGGCCTGCTGTCTCTTCGAATCCGCGCAGAACGAGAAGCTCCTCCAGGGGCGATCGGTCGAGGGGTTCGTCGCCGCCTGCGTCTACGCCGTCGCCAGAACGCTCGGCGTTCCGCGGACGATGGACGAGGTCGTCGCCCAGGCGGACGCCACCGCCGACGAACTGCAAGCCGCCTACGGTGCACTGAATCGCGAGCTCGACGTCCCGACAGGGCCGATCGAACCCGCGTCGTACCTCCCACGCTTCGCCTCGGAACTCGACCTGACGATCGACGAGGAACGACTCGCGAAGGAGTTCGTCGATCGGCTCGCGGAGACCGGCGCCATCTGTGGGCGCAACCCCAGCGGCGTCGCCGCCGCCTGCCTGTACGAGGCGGCGAAGCGACGGGACCGTCCGATCACCCAGGCCGACGCCGGCGACGTTGCCGACGTCGCCCCCGTCACGATTCGCAAGACCACCCAGGCGCTCGCCGAGCTATAG
- a CDS encoding SHOCT domain-containing protein, translating to MRRSDASLIEPLIPVIAVATLPIGALALIFLDSSIGIAVFIVGWFLLVPLLSVLSGHTDEEWDTESGARTVDDSSERQDPLETLRERYARGEIDEAEFERRVDDLLETDATEPDSRVPDRSRDRNVDVE from the coding sequence ATGCGCCGGTCCGACGCCAGCCTGATCGAACCCCTCATTCCGGTGATCGCCGTCGCGACGCTGCCGATCGGAGCCCTCGCACTCATCTTTCTGGATTCGTCGATCGGGATCGCCGTCTTCATCGTCGGCTGGTTCCTGCTCGTTCCCCTCCTCAGCGTGCTCTCCGGACACACCGACGAGGAGTGGGACACCGAATCGGGAGCGCGAACGGTCGACGACTCCAGCGAGCGACAAGATCCGCTCGAGACGCTCCGTGAGCGCTACGCCCGCGGCGAGATCGACGAAGCCGAGTTCGAACGACGCGTCGACGACCTGCTCGAAACCGACGCGACGGAACCGGATAGTCGCGTCCCCGATCGCTCGCGGGATCGGAACGTGGACGTAGAATAG